AAGTCTGGATATACAAAGAGACAAAAGACATCTGGGTTtgcaaaatgaaattgttcttaATTTCAGATTCATGTCAACTGTAAAACCCATTGTCCAAACTCTTTACTTTCAAAAACAaggcaatacattttaaaacgtCTTCAGAATCCTGGTCTCACCAATGGGTTAAGTTACCCAAACACACACGTAATTTATAAATGAttcaaaaaacagttgtaatatacaaaattttattataaaaaattgCAATCTACACAGTTAGAACAAAGTTTTAAGTCCCATGTAAAAAACATTATACTGCATTTACTACATAAAATTGTTTATAAAATGGCAGTGGAAACATACCAGAATCACACCctatccaaaacaaaaaaagcagtgCTTCAAGGATCAGCTACTACTTTCATTACAAAACAGCACATGACCCTAATATGTATTACAGCTATACACATTTCTGTACATGTTTTAAGAAAACCCAATACTAATGTTAAGCTGCATTCAAGTTCACATTCTTGTTTTGTAAATTCCAGCTTAAACCTCCAGGTTGAACAGACAttactcatcatcatcatcatcatcgtccTCTTcgtcttcttcctcctcctcgtcctcctctTCGTCGTCGTCATCCAGCTCGGGCTCAGCTTTCTTTTTGGTTGCAGCTGGCCTGCCCGGTCCTTTCTTGCCAGCATCTCCTTTGCCCTTGGCACGGTATGCTGCAACATCCTGCATGTTTAAAGAGGAAAAATTAGCAGGCTTCCCGACCCAGTGTTTTTACACCACATAATGGTGAAGGTCTCAATACCATAACATTGGGGGGTTTTcgtatacttaaaaaaaaacaaccttaccTTTTCATACTTCTCCTTCAGTTTTGCTGCCTTCTGTTCGAAGGGAACCTTGTCTTTGGACGACTGCTTGGACCACATGTCCCCCAGTTTCTTTGCAATGTCACCAATGGAAATACCAGGATTCTCGCCCTTGATTTTTGGACGATGCTCAGAGCAGAAAAGGAAGAATGCCGACCTGCAAAAAATCAAGAGACTTAGAATCAAATAATTCTAGGCAGCTCTTGAGGTCCAACTAAATAggaaatgtaataatgtaacaGAAGTGCAAATAGTGCAAATTATACCCTCTAAATCTTAACCATTTAATATCGCAGAGCTCTTTTAATCACCTAAAAGGGGACTTACGGTGGGCGTTTAGGAGCATTTGGGTCCTTCTTCTTCTTGCCACCCTTTTCACCTTTAGGTGGGATGTAGGTCTTCATCTCGCGCTCGTAACGGACCTTGTCAGTCTTCGCCAGGTCTTCAAACTTTGATTTCTCCTTTCCAGACATGGTCTAAAACGAAAATAAAaggtatatatatgtatatgtacgTACACACaccctcaaaaaataaaagtacaggCCACTAAACTAAATACTGGGGGCTGGGGGGACCATTCGTCCAAACGAAGCCCCCTGCAGATCCGAAGACGATCTGTATCTGCAGCACAGGGCAGCAGAAACGGGGAAGGAAGTGCTTCAAGCTGAACCGGGCGCACGAACTACCCGGGGGCAGAGAGGGGGCGCAAAGCCTCCACAAAGCAGCGGAGCTCACCTTCCACCTTTCCGAGCACTTCTTGGAGAACTCGGAGAAGTTCACCGACGTGTCCGGGTGCTTCTTCTTGTGCTCTTCCCGGCACGTCTGCACGAA
Above is a genomic segment from Lepisosteus oculatus isolate fLepOcu1 chromosome 1, fLepOcu1.hap2, whole genome shotgun sequence containing:
- the hmgb2a gene encoding high mobility group protein B2a; translation: MGKGDPNKPRGKMSSYAYFVQTCREEHKKKHPDTSVNFSEFSKKCSERWKTMSGKEKSKFEDLAKTDKVRYEREMKTYIPPKGEKGGKKKKDPNAPKRPPSAFFLFCSEHRPKIKGENPGISIGDIAKKLGDMWSKQSSKDKVPFEQKAAKLKEKYEKDVAAYRAKGKGDAGKKGPGRPAATKKKAEPELDDDDEEEDEEEEEDEEDDDDDDDE